The following are encoded together in the Rhizobium tumorigenes genome:
- a CDS encoding flagellin, which translates to MTSINTNNAAMAALSTLRGINSNLQMTQGAVSSGLRISKASDNAAYWSIATTMKSDIGAIGAVSDALGLGAAKVDTAYTAMDSAIDIVGQIKNKLVTAKEGSVDKAKVQEELGQLQAQLKSVAESASFNGANWVVAASGGSASVVSSFVRNGSGGVAVTESAYAFNTSSQGNVLFGVNSAGGAETSSGILGSPEPIGTSSFSVYSLDIRGMTGSGIDSAMNMVESALQAMTTAAAQLGSLSSRIDLQTTFASSLSDAITSGVGKLVDANMEQESSKLSALQTQQQLAVQSLSIANSSSQNILSLFK; encoded by the coding sequence ATGACGAGCATCAACACCAATAATGCTGCGATGGCAGCCCTTTCCACATTGCGTGGAATCAACAGCAATCTTCAGATGACCCAGGGCGCCGTGTCTTCGGGCCTGCGCATTTCCAAGGCTTCAGACAACGCAGCTTACTGGTCGATTGCCACCACGATGAAGTCGGATATCGGCGCTATCGGCGCAGTATCGGACGCCCTCGGTCTTGGCGCTGCAAAGGTCGACACGGCCTACACGGCAATGGATAGCGCCATCGACATCGTCGGCCAGATCAAGAACAAGCTCGTCACCGCCAAGGAAGGCAGTGTCGACAAGGCAAAGGTCCAGGAAGAACTCGGTCAACTTCAGGCCCAACTGAAGAGCGTTGCTGAATCGGCCTCCTTCAACGGCGCAAACTGGGTCGTTGCCGCTTCGGGCGGTTCTGCTTCGGTCGTCTCCTCCTTCGTTCGCAACGGTTCGGGCGGCGTTGCTGTCACCGAGTCTGCATACGCTTTCAACACCTCTTCGCAAGGCAACGTGTTGTTCGGCGTCAACAGCGCCGGCGGTGCTGAAACCAGCTCCGGCATTCTGGGCAGCCCCGAACCAATCGGCACTTCCTCGTTCTCCGTTTACAGCCTTGATATCCGCGGCATGACCGGTTCCGGCATCGATAGCGCCATGAACATGGTGGAATCGGCCCTGCAGGCCATGACCACTGCTGCTGCCCAGCTTGGTTCGCTGTCCAGCCGCATCGACCTGCAGACGACGTTCGCCTCGTCGCTGAGCGATGCCATCACCTCGGGTGTCGGCAAGCTTGTCGATGCCAACATGGAGCAGGAATCGAGCAAGCTCTCGGCGCTGCAGACACAGCAGCAGCTGGCGGTCCAATCGCTGTCGATTGCCAACTCCTCGTCGCAGAACATCCTGTCGCTGTTCAAGTAA
- a CDS encoding flagellin, which translates to MTSILTNVPAMSALQTLRSINTSLQDTQSRVSSGYRVGKASDNAAYWSIATTMRSDNSALSAVSDALGLGAAKVDTAYTAMDSAIEVVQNIKNKLVTAKESSVDKKDVQEEISQLQQQLESVAESASFSGQNWMIASDGASASVVSSFVRTSTGGVAVNSTSYRFNASSQGNVLFGSNAFGDVNTSSGIIGSGSLFGATTFSVYSLDINGMTSGQVDKALTMVESALQAMTTAASQLGSLANRIDLQTNFVSALGDTIDAGVGKLVDANMEEESSKLTALQTQQQLAIQSLSIANSSAQNVLSLFK; encoded by the coding sequence ATGACCAGCATTCTCACCAACGTTCCTGCCATGTCTGCATTGCAGACACTGCGCAGCATCAATACCAGCCTGCAGGACACGCAAAGCCGGGTGTCTTCCGGATATCGCGTCGGCAAGGCTTCGGACAATGCGGCCTACTGGTCGATTGCGACGACGATGCGCTCCGACAACAGCGCGCTGTCTGCTGTTTCCGACGCCCTTGGCCTTGGCGCCGCCAAAGTCGACACAGCTTACACGGCCATGGATAGCGCCATCGAGGTGGTCCAGAATATCAAGAACAAGCTCGTCACCGCCAAGGAGAGCAGCGTTGACAAGAAGGATGTCCAGGAAGAAATCTCCCAGCTCCAGCAGCAATTGGAAAGCGTTGCCGAGTCCGCGTCCTTCTCCGGCCAGAACTGGATGATTGCCTCCGACGGCGCCTCCGCCTCGGTCGTGTCGTCGTTCGTGCGCACCAGCACTGGCGGTGTCGCGGTCAACAGCACCAGCTATCGATTCAACGCGAGTTCGCAGGGCAATGTATTGTTTGGCTCCAACGCGTTTGGAGACGTCAATACCTCCAGCGGCATCATCGGCAGCGGTTCCCTTTTTGGCGCGACCACATTCTCTGTCTACAGCCTCGATATCAATGGCATGACCTCCGGACAGGTCGACAAGGCTCTGACCATGGTCGAATCAGCGCTCCAGGCAATGACAACGGCGGCATCGCAGCTGGGCTCGCTTGCCAACCGCATCGATCTGCAGACGAACTTTGTCTCGGCGCTGGGCGACACGATCGATGCCGGCGTCGGCAAGCTCGTCGATGCCAATATGGAAGAGGAATCGAGCAAGCTGACTGCCCTACAGACCCAGCAGCAGCTGGCCATCCAGTCCCTGTCGATTGCCAACAGCAGCGCCCAGAACGTCCTGTCGCTGTTCAAGTAA
- a CDS encoding flagellin: MSSLTTNAFALGALTVLRGVNKDLSTAQQQVSSGYRIGSAADDPSYWSMSMTMKSDSSSLKTIGDAMSLGASKVDTAYTAMTSVIDVLTDIQAKLVSASETGVDKDKLNTDIQALKAQLQSTVESASFAGSNWLYNSQGVADTTQSVISNFIRGTSGQVTLNTINYDSSQSLMIDTADPSRGLLTRTVDANSIASDGTGTARNYYLLAPAGSTGTAGGTEISLSDATTSGQVTDMLNVTHALLTAATSAASNMGVTKARIDSQTTFVAGLQDAIDTSVGDLVDTNMEEASARVTSLTTAQQLGVQSLSIANTMASKILVLLQSG, encoded by the coding sequence ATGAGCAGCTTGACCACGAACGCTTTTGCGCTTGGCGCACTCACTGTCTTGCGCGGTGTCAACAAGGACCTGAGCACTGCCCAGCAGCAGGTGTCGTCGGGCTACCGTATCGGCTCTGCCGCTGACGACCCCTCCTACTGGTCGATGTCCATGACGATGAAGTCGGACAGTTCGAGCCTGAAGACCATAGGCGATGCCATGTCGCTCGGCGCCAGCAAGGTCGATACCGCCTATACGGCGATGACCTCGGTGATCGACGTACTCACGGATATTCAAGCAAAGCTCGTCAGCGCAAGCGAGACGGGCGTCGACAAGGACAAGCTCAACACGGATATCCAGGCACTGAAGGCGCAGTTGCAATCCACCGTCGAATCCGCATCCTTTGCCGGATCGAACTGGCTGTACAATTCGCAAGGGGTGGCCGATACGACCCAGTCGGTTATCAGCAACTTCATTCGTGGCACGTCAGGCCAGGTTACGCTCAACACGATCAACTACGATTCCTCACAGTCCCTGATGATCGACACTGCCGATCCCAGCCGCGGCTTGCTCACCAGGACGGTCGATGCCAACAGCATTGCTTCCGACGGGACAGGCACTGCCCGCAACTACTATCTGCTGGCACCGGCCGGCTCGACCGGAACTGCGGGAGGCACAGAAATCTCGCTGAGCGACGCCACCACGTCCGGCCAAGTCACTGACATGCTCAATGTCACGCATGCGCTGCTAACGGCAGCAACCTCTGCGGCATCCAACATGGGTGTCACCAAGGCTCGTATCGATAGTCAGACGACCTTCGTTGCAGGTCTCCAGGACGCCATCGACACCAGTGTCGGCGACCTTGTGGATACCAATATGGAAGAGGCCTCGGCGCGGGTCACGTCTCTGACGACAGCCCAGCAACTCGGCGTCCAGTCTCTCTCTATTGCCAACACGATGGCCAGCAAGATCCTGGTGTTGCTGCAGAGCGGCTGA
- a CDS encoding MotB family protein produces the protein MSDAENHHNGKNEIIIIKRHGGGDHEGGHGGAWKIAYADFMTALMAFFLVMWLVNASNAETKASVASYFNPIKLADTKPTEKGLKKPVDAAEGEQKQEKSKENSDQQTNGASAASGEDQTSTAGDQTNYSEADFFENPYSVLSEIAQEVGQQANVSAKGEGGASTSGPATGADGGKAYRDPFDPDFWTKQVKVTSDSKPDGGEASKTDDEPKGEVVAMAKATASDNGPVSDKPQTPETQASASDQTQQPLLANPPIPEKMPEGMQKPMDAAEKAAADAAQAAEKAAEAAKPASTAAETQDAKALQATIQKQIGGVAGKLAEGLVVTPAEGGLLVTISDQSNDPMFNIGSAVPRKEMVLAMAKIGKILADRPGAIMLRGHTDGRQYKAGEIDNWRLSLDRAQSAYYMLVHGGLDEKRISQVSGFADRRLKMPEDPFNNANRRIEILVQGSQG, from the coding sequence ATGAGCGACGCTGAAAATCACCACAACGGCAAGAATGAAATCATCATCATCAAGCGGCATGGCGGTGGCGATCACGAGGGTGGCCACGGCGGCGCCTGGAAGATCGCCTATGCCGACTTCATGACCGCTCTGATGGCCTTCTTCCTGGTGATGTGGCTGGTCAATGCATCGAATGCCGAAACCAAGGCCTCGGTTGCGTCCTACTTCAATCCCATCAAGCTTGCCGATACCAAACCCACTGAAAAAGGCCTGAAAAAGCCGGTGGACGCAGCGGAAGGCGAGCAGAAACAGGAAAAATCCAAGGAGAACTCCGACCAGCAGACCAATGGTGCCTCGGCCGCTTCCGGCGAGGACCAGACGTCGACCGCCGGCGATCAGACCAATTATTCCGAAGCCGATTTTTTCGAGAACCCCTATTCGGTTTTGTCGGAAATCGCCCAGGAGGTGGGTCAGCAGGCCAATGTGAGCGCCAAGGGAGAAGGCGGTGCCAGCACCTCCGGCCCAGCGACGGGCGCCGACGGCGGCAAGGCCTATCGAGATCCGTTCGATCCCGATTTCTGGACCAAGCAGGTCAAGGTTACCTCGGACTCAAAACCGGACGGCGGCGAAGCCAGCAAGACGGACGACGAGCCGAAGGGCGAGGTTGTTGCCATGGCAAAGGCCACCGCTTCCGACAACGGTCCGGTATCCGACAAGCCGCAGACACCCGAAACACAGGCCTCCGCCAGCGATCAGACGCAGCAACCGCTACTCGCCAATCCGCCGATCCCCGAAAAGATGCCGGAGGGTATGCAGAAGCCGATGGATGCTGCCGAGAAAGCAGCAGCCGATGCGGCACAAGCTGCGGAAAAAGCTGCCGAAGCGGCAAAGCCGGCATCGACTGCCGCCGAGACGCAGGACGCCAAGGCACTGCAGGCCACTATCCAGAAGCAAATCGGCGGTGTCGCCGGGAAGCTTGCCGAAGGCTTGGTCGTCACGCCGGCCGAGGGCGGGTTGCTGGTGACCATTTCGGACCAGAGCAACGATCCGATGTTCAACATCGGCTCAGCCGTGCCGCGCAAGGAGATGGTTCTGGCAATGGCGAAGATCGGCAAGATCCTCGCTGACCGGCCAGGCGCCATCATGCTGCGCGGGCATACTGACGGGCGGCAGTACAAGGCTGGCGAGATAGACAACTGGCGCCTGTCGCTGGACCGCGCCCAAAGCGCCTATTACATGCTCGTCCACGGAGGCCTCGACGAAAAACGTATATCGCAGGTCTCTGGCTTCGCAGACCGTCGCCTGAAGATGCCCGAGGACCCGTTCAACAACGCCAATCGTCGTATCGAGATACTGGTTCAAGGGAGCCAGGGATAA
- the motC gene encoding chemotaxis protein MotC, with amino-acid sequence MARSKHRYGLTLTLALGAFSPGVGHADDKDLAPYKMLRSLQFVQDSVVLGDHSAEEMQRFMLSTIDDRLRSADRSVFDDVRNVDAALVYTMSGGNPDTLEFLMTRDVDGHFDNRVADVLRKYLSGKGMLIVKTLADTAKEYRDKKIGPYLSLVAANVMSAKDPKAALKLYDWARLTSPGTIVEEAALRRSMALSTEAKMVPQSLTYSQLYARRFLHSPYASQFADLFVKLVVDHNTEIKPEDVIDILSFMDGSRKREVYLRIARSATIAGKNDLARMASTQAAAIPSDGSDSFNQLASFYGGVANVSTDKADAAAHDINEIPEGELNARDRALRDAAKTVADAVTRLPEPQSLTQASLAKPANGEIRHDGAASVETLGTKSPAAADVGQGAAASAAQPHDGGGQDANSSFTTFVTTSQSKLDALDGLLKQEGN; translated from the coding sequence ATGGCGCGCAGCAAGCATCGATACGGTCTGACACTCACCTTGGCTCTCGGCGCGTTTTCGCCGGGGGTAGGGCATGCCGACGACAAGGATCTGGCGCCCTACAAGATGCTGAGATCACTGCAGTTCGTGCAGGACTCCGTGGTGCTCGGCGATCACTCGGCCGAGGAGATGCAGCGCTTCATGCTGTCGACCATCGACGATCGTCTGCGATCTGCCGACAGGTCCGTCTTCGACGATGTCCGCAATGTCGATGCTGCGCTGGTGTACACGATGAGCGGCGGTAATCCGGATACGCTCGAATTCCTGATGACACGGGATGTCGATGGCCATTTCGACAATCGCGTCGCGGATGTCCTGCGCAAGTACCTGAGTGGCAAAGGCATGCTCATCGTCAAGACGCTGGCCGACACGGCCAAGGAGTATCGCGACAAGAAGATCGGTCCCTACCTGTCGCTGGTCGCGGCCAATGTCATGAGCGCCAAGGACCCGAAGGCTGCCTTGAAACTCTACGACTGGGCGCGCCTCACAAGCCCCGGGACAATCGTGGAGGAGGCAGCCCTCAGGCGCTCGATGGCTTTGTCGACCGAGGCAAAGATGGTTCCGCAAAGCCTCACCTACTCGCAGCTCTACGCCCGCCGCTTCTTGCATTCGCCCTACGCCAGCCAGTTTGCCGATCTTTTCGTAAAGCTCGTGGTCGATCACAACACCGAGATTAAGCCCGAGGATGTCATCGATATCCTCTCGTTCATGGACGGGTCCCGAAAGCGCGAGGTCTACCTTCGTATTGCCAGGAGCGCGACCATAGCCGGCAAGAACGACCTCGCCCGGATGGCATCGACGCAGGCGGCGGCTATTCCGAGCGATGGCAGCGACTCCTTTAACCAGCTTGCCAGCTTCTATGGCGGCGTCGCGAACGTCTCGACGGACAAGGCCGACGCCGCTGCCCACGATATCAACGAAATTCCTGAGGGCGAGCTGAACGCCAGGGACCGGGCATTGCGCGACGCTGCCAAGACGGTCGCCGACGCAGTGACGCGGCTTCCCGAGCCGCAAAGCCTGACGCAAGCTTCGCTGGCTAAGCCTGCTAACGGAGAGATCCGACACGATGGAGCCGCAAGCGTCGAGACGCTAGGGACGAAAAGTCCCGCTGCGGCGGATGTCGGGCAGGGAGCCGCCGCAAGTGCGGCTCAACCCCATGATGGAGGGGGGCAGGATGCCAACTCTTCGTTCACCACATTCGTGACAACAAGCCAATCGAAGCTCGACGCGCTCGACGGACTTTTGAAGCAGGAAGGCAATTGA
- a CDS encoding flagellar hook-length control protein FliK, with amino-acid sequence MAGIGITSASAGSDVVSLSKSSSRSKGPGSDSQGFQDALSSSGNSADANAASKRSAADTNSVDTTASEPDTGKATGDTLLQAGNLATPAPIGDSTLSSTPPVAPPVLGAPLVSLPGVTVAMPAAVAPVVVPAGDGTAVKLPAADIAQQLVDVVAGAVTGEPGTPVKVDLPGVKGSKNGTAADDGKDGDANTSDVSDPNAASGAVTDVLSLLGAGLSAAVIPAQTSASVLAAAGQLHSGGGKVDHGAASVANALPADAADDSGDAVAVGMAMLAPSMGSAGQGNAAAGTSTDGDAPVTFNVDRASGKVQSLDLAASRNADDTPQLDIKSASGDSGATVTVLDSRRFVGLADGSNSALVANSLTGNKDWAAAMQPNAALTGASATTSASKVMNTLKIQMNPDNLGIVTATMRLSGEQLSVDLKVHSAEAYRQLSNDQSAMIDSLRQQGYSVDRMTVTYTAPDTSSNNQQSSQGQQHQPGTSQGQGSDGQARRQNSGRQAGDQDGVSRTGNVGTDDSVAGGAQRARAGGVYL; translated from the coding sequence ATGGCCGGTATCGGTATCACCAGCGCTTCCGCCGGGTCTGATGTCGTTTCTCTTTCAAAAAGCAGCAGCCGCAGCAAGGGCCCGGGAAGCGATTCCCAAGGGTTCCAGGATGCGCTCAGCAGCTCCGGAAACAGCGCGGACGCTAATGCCGCGTCTAAGCGCAGCGCTGCCGATACAAATTCGGTCGACACGACCGCTTCTGAGCCCGATACCGGCAAGGCGACAGGCGACACCCTGCTGCAGGCCGGCAACTTGGCCACCCCGGCGCCAATCGGCGACAGCACGTTGTCTTCCACACCTCCGGTCGCGCCACCAGTTCTCGGCGCACCCCTCGTTTCGCTACCCGGCGTAACAGTGGCCATGCCCGCCGCCGTGGCGCCTGTGGTTGTCCCGGCGGGTGATGGTACAGCCGTGAAATTGCCTGCCGCCGATATCGCCCAGCAGTTGGTCGACGTCGTTGCCGGCGCTGTGACTGGCGAGCCAGGCACGCCGGTCAAAGTTGACCTTCCCGGCGTCAAGGGTAGCAAAAATGGCACCGCCGCCGACGACGGCAAAGACGGCGATGCGAACACATCCGACGTATCCGACCCCAATGCCGCCAGCGGTGCCGTGACCGACGTGCTGTCGCTGCTCGGCGCCGGCTTGTCGGCCGCCGTCATCCCTGCGCAGACCTCTGCCAGCGTTCTTGCCGCAGCCGGGCAACTCCATAGCGGCGGTGGCAAGGTCGATCACGGCGCGGCCTCAGTTGCAAATGCACTTCCGGCCGACGCAGCAGACGACAGCGGCGACGCAGTTGCCGTAGGCATGGCCATGCTGGCGCCGTCGATGGGCAGCGCTGGCCAGGGCAATGCCGCTGCGGGCACCTCGACGGACGGGGACGCCCCCGTGACGTTCAATGTCGACCGGGCGAGTGGCAAGGTACAGTCGCTCGATCTCGCTGCGAGCAGGAATGCGGACGATACGCCTCAGCTCGATATCAAATCGGCAAGCGGCGACAGCGGGGCAACTGTCACTGTCCTCGACTCGCGACGCTTCGTCGGCCTCGCCGATGGCTCGAATTCGGCACTTGTCGCCAATTCGCTGACGGGCAACAAGGACTGGGCAGCGGCCATGCAGCCCAATGCGGCGCTGACCGGAGCATCGGCGACAACCAGTGCCAGCAAAGTCATGAACACTCTGAAAATTCAGATGAATCCGGATAATCTGGGGATCGTGACAGCGACCATGCGGCTCTCGGGCGAGCAGCTTTCGGTCGATCTCAAGGTCCATTCCGCAGAAGCCTACAGGCAGCTCAGCAACGACCAGAGCGCGATGATCGATTCACTGCGCCAGCAGGGTTACAGCGTCGATCGGATGACCGTGACCTATACTGCTCCTGACACATCGAGCAACAACCAGCAGAGCTCCCAAGGCCAGCAGCACCAACCCGGCACGAGCCAGGGGCAGGGCAGCGATGGCCAGGCTCGCAGACAGAATTCAGGACGACAGGCCGGTGATCAAGATGGTGTCTCGCGCACGGGGAACGTGGGTACGGACGATAGCGTTGCTGGCGGTGCTCAGCGGGCTCGTGCCGGGGGCGTCTATCTCTGA
- a CDS encoding transglycosylase SLT domain-containing protein has translation MVSRARGTWVRTIALLAVLSGLVPGASISEASASTTEGMCEREIQAAALKYGIPEGILYSVGLTETGRKGSLYPFAMNIEGKPFFPASENAALQLFAQAHQSGAKLIDIGCMQINQYFHGENFASVEAMFDPHSNVEYAAKFLSVLHDKHETWTMAVARYHAGPNNNPAQKVYVCRVIANLVATGYGKWTPNAATFCRD, from the coding sequence ATGGTGTCTCGCGCACGGGGAACGTGGGTACGGACGATAGCGTTGCTGGCGGTGCTCAGCGGGCTCGTGCCGGGGGCGTCTATCTCTGAGGCCAGCGCTTCCACCACGGAAGGTATGTGCGAACGGGAAATCCAGGCGGCGGCGCTGAAATACGGAATTCCCGAAGGCATACTCTACTCGGTAGGGTTGACCGAAACGGGCCGCAAGGGCTCCCTCTATCCCTTCGCCATGAATATCGAAGGCAAGCCATTCTTCCCGGCATCTGAAAATGCAGCGCTACAGCTCTTCGCGCAAGCGCATCAGAGCGGTGCCAAATTGATCGATATTGGTTGTATGCAGATCAACCAATACTTTCATGGCGAGAACTTCGCGTCGGTCGAGGCGATGTTCGATCCGCACAGCAATGTCGAATATGCGGCCAAGTTTTTGAGCGTTTTGCACGACAAGCACGAGACCTGGACGATGGCGGTTGCGCGCTATCATGCGGGTCCGAACAACAACCCGGCGCAGAAGGTATACGTCTGTCGGGTGATCGCCAATCTCGTGGCCACCGGCTACGGAAAATGGACGCCCAACGCAGCCACGTTTTGCCGCGATTGA
- the rem gene encoding transcriptional activator Rem — MIVVVDERGLVKDGYTSLFGREGIPSTGFDPKEFGEWVQTAADSDIAAVEAFLIGQGEHVHQLPRAIRDRTLAPVIAVSDHPSLEATLALFDCGVDDVVRKPVHPREILARAAAIRRRLKAVANFTDVGAIRVFSDGRDPEVHGEVFALPRRERRILEYLISNRGRRVTKTQIFNAIYGIFDEEVEENVVESHISKLRKKLRKKLGFDPVDSKRFLGYCIDWS, encoded by the coding sequence ATGATCGTAGTGGTTGACGAACGCGGACTTGTTAAAGACGGCTACACATCTCTCTTTGGGCGAGAGGGAATTCCTTCGACGGGGTTCGACCCCAAGGAGTTTGGCGAGTGGGTCCAGACGGCGGCAGATAGCGATATCGCGGCAGTCGAGGCCTTCCTCATCGGCCAGGGCGAGCATGTACATCAGCTCCCCCGGGCGATCCGCGATCGGACACTTGCGCCGGTCATCGCGGTCAGCGATCACCCCTCGCTTGAAGCGACGCTTGCACTTTTTGATTGTGGTGTCGATGACGTCGTCCGCAAGCCGGTGCACCCTCGTGAGATCCTGGCACGGGCAGCGGCCATCCGCCGTCGCCTGAAGGCCGTTGCAAATTTCACCGACGTCGGTGCCATCCGGGTTTTCTCCGATGGCCGCGATCCGGAAGTGCATGGCGAAGTCTTCGCCCTGCCGCGCCGTGAGCGCCGCATCTTGGAATATCTGATTTCCAACCGCGGACGTCGCGTCACCAAGACGCAGATCTTCAACGCGATCTACGGCATCTTCGACGAGGAAGTCGAAGAGAACGTCGTCGAGAGCCATATCTCGAAGCTGCGCAAGAAGTTGCGCAAGAAGCTCGGCTTCGACCCTGTCGATTCCAAGCGTTTCCTCGGATATTGCATCGACTGGAGCTAA
- a CDS encoding flagellar hook protein FlgE, producing the protein MSLFGSMKTAVSGMNAQANRLSTVSDNIANSATTGYKSSSTSFSSLVLPTTAGTYNSGGVATSVQYAISQQGGLSYTSSTTDLAIQGEGFFVVQDAAGTPYLTRAGDFSPDANGNLVNAAGYSLMGYSYGSGSPSVVVNGFDGLVPINTESQGLTAVASTTASFAGNLDSTAAIATGNLPASNTAPVTTDTKKTSLIAYDTQGNKVQYDFYYTKTAADTWDVSVYRGSDAATGGTSSFPYTSAKVGTGTLEFDSSGKITSGGTLDISDPHAVSGTQDISVNISGFSQLAASFGATGKADGQAPSAVNKVTVGTDGTVTAQYADGTSKPLYRIPLANVASPDNLTVLSGNVYSANGQSGVTVTGFPQSSGLGYIQAGALEESNVDLAGELTTMIQAQKSYTANSKVFQTGSDLMDVLVNLVR; encoded by the coding sequence ATGAGTCTTTTCGGTAGCATGAAGACGGCGGTTTCGGGGATGAATGCCCAAGCAAACCGCTTGAGCACGGTCTCCGACAACATCGCCAATTCGGCAACGACGGGCTACAAGTCCTCGTCGACAAGCTTTTCATCGCTCGTGCTGCCGACCACGGCCGGCACCTACAACTCTGGCGGTGTGGCCACCTCGGTGCAGTATGCGATTTCACAGCAGGGCGGTCTCTCCTACACATCGTCCACGACGGACTTGGCCATCCAGGGCGAAGGATTTTTCGTCGTCCAGGATGCGGCCGGGACCCCTTATCTGACACGCGCCGGTGACTTTTCACCGGATGCAAACGGCAATCTAGTCAATGCTGCGGGCTACAGCCTTATGGGTTATTCCTACGGCTCCGGTTCGCCGTCGGTGGTCGTCAACGGCTTCGATGGTCTCGTGCCGATCAATACGGAATCGCAGGGCCTGACGGCTGTCGCATCCACCACAGCTTCGTTCGCCGGCAATCTCGATTCGACAGCGGCAATCGCCACCGGCAACTTGCCCGCAAGCAACACTGCTCCGGTGACAACGGATACCAAGAAGACTTCGCTGATTGCCTACGATACCCAAGGCAACAAGGTGCAGTACGATTTCTACTACACGAAGACGGCGGCTGATACCTGGGACGTCTCGGTCTATCGCGGCTCCGATGCCGCTACGGGCGGCACGTCATCCTTTCCGTATACATCGGCAAAAGTCGGAACAGGCACGCTGGAATTCGATTCCAGCGGCAAGATCACCAGTGGTGGTACGCTTGACATCAGCGATCCGCATGCAGTCAGTGGCACGCAGGATATCTCCGTCAACATCTCCGGTTTCTCGCAGCTCGCGGCCTCTTTCGGCGCGACCGGCAAGGCAGACGGCCAGGCACCGAGCGCAGTCAACAAGGTCACCGTCGGCACCGATGGCACCGTGACGGCGCAATATGCCGACGGTACCAGCAAGCCACTATATCGCATTCCGTTGGCCAATGTGGCGAGCCCGGACAATCTTACTGTTCTCAGCGGCAACGTTTACTCCGCCAATGGACAGTCAGGCGTCACGGTCACCGGTTTCCCGCAGTCGAGCGGTCTTGGCTACATCCAGGCGGGTGCGTTGGAAGAATCCAACGTCGATCTCGCCGGCGAACTGACGACGATGATCCAGGCACAGAAAAGCTATACGGCGAATTCCAAGGTGTTTCAGACCGGTTCGGATCTGATGGACGTTCTTGTGAACCTTGTCCGATAA